Proteins encoded together in one Coffea arabica cultivar ET-39 chromosome 2c, Coffea Arabica ET-39 HiFi, whole genome shotgun sequence window:
- the LOC113733303 gene encoding uncharacterized protein isoform X2, translating to MEMNQESTGIHQILLKLLDGTHRFLNFTTPIITSHSLKQRIQTLTFVPSHHQLLLLLGQSNCPPTLLTDDHKTLNLSPSSGPHCKTQDLDGNSRFPLVVHLLLRLRGGKGGFGSLLRGAATKAGQKKTNNFDACRDMSGRRLRHVNAEKKLEEWRAEAEERKLEKIAEEFIKKKAKEMVKNGKGKGGVDTDKYVLKYREDSAKCMQEVERSVRESLKGLVSSSTKKKKRASEGNESDAKRFKIWFGKRKVAGSDSEDDSDEDEDENNKSVVIDKGDQSDSSKEAEGSSDSVTEARRDAISSDTGPSESSSEEEKDNTVKEGRESGESEVDLVEAATVIELELGTLEEKTLQDGDKLSLQASVVGIGTIHAKKEPSDKSCLSDAGGRVSQAPTQSISGEDEASAVVASNDSISNLAMHDEVVTTINAEALNLEKPINLEEINSAAELEVLGLERLKSELQARGLKCGGTLQERAARLFLLKTTPVEKLPKKLLAKK from the exons ATGGAAATGAATCAAGAATCAACAGGCATCCATCAAATCCTCCTCAAACTCCTCGACGGAACTCACCGATTCCTCAATTTCACCACCCCAATCATCACCAGCCATTCCCTAAAGCAACGAATCCAAACCCTAACATTCGTCCCCTCCCACCACCAACTCCTCCTCCTTCTTGGCCAGTCCAACTGCCCCCCCACCCTCCTTACCGACGATCACAAAACCCTCAATCTAAGTCCCTCTTCCGGGCCCCACTGCAAAACCCAGGATTTAGATGGGAACTCCCGATTCCCTTTGGTGGTTCACCTGTTGCTCCGGCTCAGGGGTGGGAAAGGTGGGTTTGGGTCGTTATTGAGGGGGGCGGCCACCAAAGCCGGACAGAAGAAGACTAACAATTTTGACGCGTGTCGGGATATGAGTGGCCGGAGGCTGAGGCATGTCAATGCGGAGAAGAAGTTGGAGGAGTGGAGGGCGGAGGCCGAGGAGAGGAAGCTGGAGAAGATTGCTGAGGAGTTTATTAAGAAGAAGGCCAAAGAGATGGTTAAGAACGGGAAGGGTAAAGGGGGTGTGGATACGGATAAGTATGTTCTGAAGTATAGAGAGGATTCTGCTAAGTGTATGCAAGAGGTTGAGAGGTCGGTTAGGGAATCGCTCAAAGGCCTCGTGTCTTCTTCcacgaagaagaagaaaagagcttCCGAGGGCAATGAGTCTGATGCCAAGAGGTTCAAGATATG GTTTGGTAAGAGAAAAGTAGCTGGTAGTGATAGTGAGGATGACAgtgatgaggatgaggatgagAACAACAAATCTGTTGTTATAGATAAAGGGGATCAATCAGACTCCAGTAAAGAAGCTGAAGGAAGTTCTGATTCTGTTACAGAGGCTCGACGTGATGCGATTTCATCCGATACTGGCCCTTCTGAAAGCAGCTCTGAGGAAGAGAAGGACAATACTGTTAAAGAGGGTCGAGAATCTGGCGAAAGTGAGGTTGATCTCGTGGAAGCCGCAACTGTGATTGAACTTGAACTAGGAACTTTGGAAGAGAAGACTTTACAGGATGGAGACAAACTTTCCTTGCAGGCATCTGTTGTGGGAATTGGAACTATCCATGCCAAAAAGGAACCTTCTGATAAATCCTGTTTATCTGATGCGGGTGGTAGAGTTAGCCAGGCACCAACACAGTCTATTTCAGGGGAGGATGAGGCGTCGGCTGTTGTAGCCAGCAATGATTCTATCTCTAATCTGGCTATGCACGATGAAGTGGTGACAACTATAAATGCAGAGGCCTTGAATTTGGAGAAGCCAATTAATCTTGAAGAAATTAATTCAGCTGCTGAACTTGAG GTTCTTGGTTTGGAAAGGTTGAAATCCGAGCTTCAAGCACGAGGACTAAAATGTGGAGGTACTTTGCAAGAACGTGCAGCAAGGCTTTTTCTGCTCAAAACTACCCCTGTAGAGAAGCTTCCAAAGAAGTTACTTGCCAAGAAGTga
- the LOC113733304 gene encoding putative RING-H2 finger protein ATL21A, whose product MGILIVTWVLFLLFLVIYARNDCPASDCGYNSFSIRFPFNVGQQPQNCGYPGFDLSCTWQGIPILSLPYSGDFYVRDINYLTQEIQLYDPNGCLPRRLFNLNLSSSPFMAAYSRNYTFLSCSSDLVTSNLTAIDCLSNSTTSIVAISPTLARAMNMCAVLVTLPIPISWPNENEVGFQSRLDGDLLLSWDLPSCSGCEAKGEFCGFANSTSREVICFDPVTGSRGLEIFRIIALSVVIPAVSCSVSLYCYKCVADMRARRLQGENNTAATIAPQPTTAVAVAGLDDSTIETYEKVVLGESRRLPGFADVTCPICLQDYRPKDAIRCIPDCRHCFHADCIDEWLRSNGSCPVCRNSPSPATLNS is encoded by the exons ATGGGCATTCTGATAGTCACCTGGGTTCTTTTCCTCCTCTTTTTGGTCATCTATGCAAGAAATGATTGCCCAGCTTCTGACTGTGGCTACAACAGCTTCAGCATAAGGTTTCCTTTCAACGTAGGACAACAACCTCAAAACTGTGGCTATCCAGGTTTTGATCTGAGTTGCACTTGGCAAGGTATTCCAATCCTTAGTCTTCCATACTCTGGAGATTTTTATGTGCGCGATATCAATTATCTCACACAGGAAATACAGCTCTATGATCCAAATGGTTGCCTACCAAGACGTCTTTTCAACCTAAACCTGTCGTCCTCTCCTTTCATGGCTGCTTATTCTCGAAATTACACCTTCCTTAGTTGTTCTTCAGACCTCGTCACGTCTAACCTCACCGCTATTGATTGCCTTAGCAACTCCACAACGTCCATAGTAGCTATTTCCCCGACTCTTGCCAGAGCAATGAACATGTGTGCTGTACTTGTTACTTTGCCAATTCCAATTTCTTGGCCGAATGAAAATGAGGTTGGTTTCCAATCTAGACTTGATGGTGATCTTCTATTGTCTTGGGATCTTCCAAGTTGTTCAGGTTGTGAAGCAAAAGGCGAATTTTGTGGGTTTGCAAATAGCACAAGCCGAGAGGTCATCTGTTTTGATCCTGTAACAG GTTCAAGAGGTCTAGAAATCTTCAGAATTATTGCGCTGTCTGTTGTTATACCAGCCGTTTCTTGTTCAGTGAGTCTATATTGTTACAAATGCGTGGCGGATATGAGAGCCCGCAGGCTTCAGGGGGAGAATAATACCGCAGCTACGATAGCACCGCAACCCACCACGGCAGTGGCGGTGGCAGGCCTCGATGATTCCACTATTGAAACCTATGAGAAAGTAGTTCTTGGCGAAAGCCGACGCCTTCCAGGGTTTGCTGATGTTACTTGCCCTATATGTCTACAAGATTACCGCCCTAAAGACGCAATCAGGTGCATACCCGATTGCCGCCACTGTTTCCATGCTGATTGCATTGATGAATGGTTGCGATCGAATGGGTCATGTCCAGTTTGCAGAAATTCTCCTAGCCCTGCTACTCTTAACTCGTGA
- the LOC113733306 gene encoding probable F-box protein At3g61730 produces MGKRIRRTKSISCCVSPRSSYLNPHSSFSWYEEDAWTEIAKFLDGKSLLMLALTCRWFYRILMHESIWKYACLRDLQVPDPRQVGFKWTKLYATAFDGSHSYTFRQQEKHIDWMRVGSFLFDSPTALLTENISALPKSTKGETLEKMLQLNGCVVLNDIKTGIWLADLQLVRCPVCDLNTCDGTMQILDARHIELFLCDGYLEGNWDYELLGSHENKKHAAAATGGIFDVKHLNDQSTAEVFNLKSWVAKANDWQPKAIITYHAVAVNTNLQTNEGLHVKYHAMRAGKGGKVIAIRISKQLL; encoded by the exons ATGGGGAAGCGAATTCGAAGGACAAAATCCATCAGCTGCTGCGTATCTCCTCGATCGTCTTATCTCAATCCTCACTCAAGCTTCTCCTG GTATGAAGAGGATGCTTGGACAGAAATTGCCAAATTCTTAGATGGAAAATCTCTGTTGATGCTTGCATTGACTTGCCGGTGGTTCTATCGCATCCTGATGCATGAGAGCATATGGAAGTATGCTTGCTTGCGTGATCTCCAGGTTCCCGATCCTCGACAAGTGGGATTCAAATGGACAAAACTCTATGCCACGGCTTTTG ATGGAAGTCATTCTTATACGTTCCGCCAGCAGGAGAAGCATATAG ATTGGATGCGTGTTGGATCATTTCTTTTTGACTCACCCACTGCACTCCTGACGGAGAATATAAGTGCTCTGCCTAAAAGTACAAAAGGAGAGACATTAGAGAAAATGTTGCAGCTGAATGGCTGTGTTGTATTGAATGATATCAAAACTGGGATCTGGTTGGCCG ATTTACAGCTTGTTCGGTGTCCTGTATGCGATCTGAATACTTGTGATG GAACGATGCAGATATTGGATGCCAGGCATATTGAGCTGTTCCTCTGCGACGGATACCTGGAGGGGAATTGGGATTATGAGTTACTGGGATCTCATGAGAACAAGAAGCATGCTGCTGCAGCCACTGGTGGCATTTTTGACGTCAAGCACCTGAATGATCAGTCTACTGCAG AAGTCTTTAATCTCAAGTCTTGGGTGGCAAAAGCAAATGACTGGCAACCAAAAGCCATTATAACTTATCATGCAGTAGCTGTGAACACCAATCTACAAACGAATGAAG GTCTACATGTCAAATATCATGCAATGAGAGCTGGAAAAGGTGGTAAAGTCATCGCGATCAGAATATCAAAGCAGCTTCTGTGA
- the LOC113733303 gene encoding uncharacterized protein isoform X1 gives MEMNQESTGIHQILLKLLDGTHRFLNFTTPIITSHSLKQRIQTLTFVPSHHQLLLLLGQSNCPPTLLTDDHKTLNLSPSSGPHCKTQDLDGNSRFPLVVHLLLRLRGGKGGFGSLLRGAATKAGQKKTNNFDACRDMSGRRLRHVNAEKKLEEWRAEAEERKLEKIAEEFIKKKAKEMVKNGKGKGGVDTDKYVLKYREDSAKCMQEVERSVRESLKGLVSSSTKKKKRASEGNESDAKRFKICRFGKRKVAGSDSEDDSDEDEDENNKSVVIDKGDQSDSSKEAEGSSDSVTEARRDAISSDTGPSESSSEEEKDNTVKEGRESGESEVDLVEAATVIELELGTLEEKTLQDGDKLSLQASVVGIGTIHAKKEPSDKSCLSDAGGRVSQAPTQSISGEDEASAVVASNDSISNLAMHDEVVTTINAEALNLEKPINLEEINSAAELEVLGLERLKSELQARGLKCGGTLQERAARLFLLKTTPVEKLPKKLLAKK, from the exons ATGGAAATGAATCAAGAATCAACAGGCATCCATCAAATCCTCCTCAAACTCCTCGACGGAACTCACCGATTCCTCAATTTCACCACCCCAATCATCACCAGCCATTCCCTAAAGCAACGAATCCAAACCCTAACATTCGTCCCCTCCCACCACCAACTCCTCCTCCTTCTTGGCCAGTCCAACTGCCCCCCCACCCTCCTTACCGACGATCACAAAACCCTCAATCTAAGTCCCTCTTCCGGGCCCCACTGCAAAACCCAGGATTTAGATGGGAACTCCCGATTCCCTTTGGTGGTTCACCTGTTGCTCCGGCTCAGGGGTGGGAAAGGTGGGTTTGGGTCGTTATTGAGGGGGGCGGCCACCAAAGCCGGACAGAAGAAGACTAACAATTTTGACGCGTGTCGGGATATGAGTGGCCGGAGGCTGAGGCATGTCAATGCGGAGAAGAAGTTGGAGGAGTGGAGGGCGGAGGCCGAGGAGAGGAAGCTGGAGAAGATTGCTGAGGAGTTTATTAAGAAGAAGGCCAAAGAGATGGTTAAGAACGGGAAGGGTAAAGGGGGTGTGGATACGGATAAGTATGTTCTGAAGTATAGAGAGGATTCTGCTAAGTGTATGCAAGAGGTTGAGAGGTCGGTTAGGGAATCGCTCAAAGGCCTCGTGTCTTCTTCcacgaagaagaagaaaagagcttCCGAGGGCAATGAGTCTGATGCCAAGAGGTTCAAGATATG CAGGTTTGGTAAGAGAAAAGTAGCTGGTAGTGATAGTGAGGATGACAgtgatgaggatgaggatgagAACAACAAATCTGTTGTTATAGATAAAGGGGATCAATCAGACTCCAGTAAAGAAGCTGAAGGAAGTTCTGATTCTGTTACAGAGGCTCGACGTGATGCGATTTCATCCGATACTGGCCCTTCTGAAAGCAGCTCTGAGGAAGAGAAGGACAATACTGTTAAAGAGGGTCGAGAATCTGGCGAAAGTGAGGTTGATCTCGTGGAAGCCGCAACTGTGATTGAACTTGAACTAGGAACTTTGGAAGAGAAGACTTTACAGGATGGAGACAAACTTTCCTTGCAGGCATCTGTTGTGGGAATTGGAACTATCCATGCCAAAAAGGAACCTTCTGATAAATCCTGTTTATCTGATGCGGGTGGTAGAGTTAGCCAGGCACCAACACAGTCTATTTCAGGGGAGGATGAGGCGTCGGCTGTTGTAGCCAGCAATGATTCTATCTCTAATCTGGCTATGCACGATGAAGTGGTGACAACTATAAATGCAGAGGCCTTGAATTTGGAGAAGCCAATTAATCTTGAAGAAATTAATTCAGCTGCTGAACTTGAG GTTCTTGGTTTGGAAAGGTTGAAATCCGAGCTTCAAGCACGAGGACTAAAATGTGGAGGTACTTTGCAAGAACGTGCAGCAAGGCTTTTTCTGCTCAAAACTACCCCTGTAGAGAAGCTTCCAAAGAAGTTACTTGCCAAGAAGTga